The Bombus terrestris chromosome 4, iyBomTerr1.2, whole genome shotgun sequence genome has a window encoding:
- the LOC100647948 gene encoding microtubule-actin cross-linking factor 1 isoform X17, with product MSTQAYYKERLGFDPADTVAEHHREQRSQHGYEESLSKFKDERDAIQKKTFTKWVNKHLKKHWKYVKTYTCLHVCVLVNNQPCCSPTASRHVGDLFEDLRDGHNLISLLEVLSGEHLPRERGRMRFHMLQNVQMALDFLRYKKIKLVNIRAEDIVDGNPKLTLGLIWTIILHFQSWRRKISDIVVGQESNVTAREALLRWARRSTARYPGVRVTDFTGSWRDGLAFSALIHRNRPDLVDWKGARASQPRERLDRVFYVAEREYGVTRLLDPEDVDTPEPDEKSLITYISSLYDVFPEPPTIHPLYDAEDQRRSEEYRELASSLHMWIREKMCLMQERVFPPTLIEMKNLAAGSTKFKNEEVPPRYRDKQRLSYIFRDLQKYFEAVGEVDIEPHLRIEVIEENWNRLMMLHQEREQAIIDEIKRLERLQRLAEKVHREMKATDNRLEELERRVEDEARRLDRLHPLEAKHAVDLLEQDIRNTEVQIQNIFPDVHTLTEGRYSQAAELRKRVQKLHQRWVALRSLLHKRLVQPLSAVSFPVEERVVTKHRTTVHETRLVDTNPHFRALHDCIDWCKAKIKQLQDADYGSDLPSVQNELEVHQREHKNIEQFHPKVERCVQAKSHFHAEELTLYSQHLTVLQKLHTELLAASNKRLSDLDTLHDFIQSATNELVWLSSKEETEVTRDWSDKNLNVQSIEQYYESLMSDLEKREIQFSAVQDRGEALVLQHHPAAKTIEAYMSAMQSQWTWLLQLTLCLEVHLKHAAQSQQFFRDVQQAEQWISKRDESLNTIYSQSEFSLDEGERLLKGMQELREELNSYGDHVQKLVDQAKDVVPMKQRRQPVARPMQVTCVCSYKQVNMSIEKGEQCTLYDNSGRIKWRVKNQEGVESPVPGVCFALQPPDKDALDAAERLRRQYDRSVGLWQRKQLRLRQNMIFATIKVVKGWDLPQFLAMGQDQRTAIRKALNEDADKLLSEGDPADPQLRRLKRETAEVNKLFDELEKRARAEEESKNAGRIFNEQISAIQEALDEAERVLNTRIAAPLPRDIDSLEHLVLQHKDFEQTLKRQTSDLDKVQQTFRGITLKTPAMRNKLDAVTTKWTNIWNSSNLYIERLKCVEIVLSSLEENTTSVSELEVKLASFDELPPDLKGLQNVLEDLMVLQNAISQQQTAMDKLNEDTQNARHVVEKSRPSHRGSHSDMDRLDDEVNKLNSRWTNLCAQLVERVRSAEAAYGLAQQLEHAYRNEVDFIDESYEKLEVENAKNLLNKVVERAPAIEAVNVTGSRLIREGKIYGQRLRAFTEQLEDICPSLDASVKKPRREFVSTVDDVARDLDTLNKRYTTLVDLLQERVTQLAAQQTEETSQQFQEALEGLQKWLTDTEEMVSNQKSPSSDYNVVKAQLQEQKFLKKMLMDQQNSMSSSYNMGQEVAAEAEPKEQKKIEKQLKDLMARFDNLTESAAKRMEALEQAMGVAKQFQDKLIPLQTWLDKTEKRVRDMELVPTDEEKIQQRVTEHDGLHEDILSKKPEFSELTEVASQLMSLVGEDEAAALADKLQDAADRYAALVERSESLGNLLQRSRQGLRHLVLSYQELQAWMEGMEIRLSKYRVLAVHTEKLLQQMEDLADLTEEVSTRQTEVDSTTDTGLELMKHISSDEALQLKDKLDSLQRRFNDLVSRGSDLLKHAQESLPLVQQFHDNHNRLMDWMQAAESALQSAEPREDEIIRLEMEISEYRPVLDKINAVGPQLSQLSPGEGAATIEALVIRDNRRFAAIAEQIQRKAERLQLSKQRSLEVIGDIDDLLEWFHEVDNQLREAEPPSSEPEIIRVQLKEHKALNDDISSQKGRVRDVISTAKKVIRENGQYEDKSTIRENMEDLRETMEIVSGLSMDRLGALEQALPLAEHLRDTHIDLVSWLEEAEQQVAMLPMPALRPDLIAAQQDKNEFLVQSINEHKPLVEKLNKTGEALLKLCNEEEGIKIQDILEADTTRYAALRAELRGRQQTLEQALQESSQFSDKLEGMLRALSSTADQVNGAEPISAHPGRLRDQMEENSALVDELAQRSEAYAAVRRAADDVISKAGNRADPAVKDIKRKLDKLNKLWSDVQKSTTDRGQTLDEALAIAEKFWSELNGVMSTLRELQDALAGQAPPAAQPAAIQQQQVALQEIRHEIDQTKPDVEQVRASGHELMGLCGEPDKPDVRKHIEDLDQAWDNVTALYARREENLIDAMEKAMEFHETLQNLLEFLQEAEDKFSSMGLLGSDIDEVKKQIKQLANFKAEVDPHMVKVEALNRSLIRQAAELTERTSSEQAAAIKEPLGAVNRRWDGLLRGLVERQRLLENALLRLGQFQHALDELLVWIEKTDDTLDNLKAVAGDPQVIEVELAKLKVLVNDIQAHQTSVDTLNDAGRQLIEDGKGTAEASTTAEKLGTLNRRWRDLLQRAADRQRELEDALREAQTFTAEIQDLLSWLGDVDNTIVASKPVGGLPETASEQLERFMEVYNELEQNRLKVESVLQQGQAYLKRADSTSAGGLNHNLRTLKQRWDNVTARASDKKIKLEIALKEATEFHDALQSFVDWLTNAEKILTNLKPVSRVMETILGQIEEHKAFQKDVGVHRETMLNLDKKGTHLKYFSQKQDVILIKNLLISVQHRWERVVSKSAERTRALDHGYKEAREFHDAWSNIMNWLDETEKTLDEVAGDGALGGNDPEKIKARLNKHRELQKALSAKQGTYDATMKNGKSLKDKAPKSDEFALKELLNELKNKWTTVCGKCVDRQRKLEEALLFSGQFKDAIQALLEWLSKSEKQLADTGPLYGDLDTVMNLVEQHKTFEKDLESRVSQMESVIKTGRELLAKATPDDASAIGSQLAEINNLWDTVTKLSSDKTERLQEALREAERLHKAVHVLLEWLSDAEMKLRFAGQLPEDEQESRNQLMEHEKFLRELSTKEIEKDQTLELAHVILAKAHPDGALVIKHWITIIQSRWEEVSTWAQQRNQRLENHMRGLQDLDNLLEELLSWLEGLENTLNALEAEPLPDDKATLEMLIVDHREFMENTSRRQNEVDRVCKARQIKSAKDTMKITKAKSPAPTRASPGRERTPDLLPHIGPRFPPKGSKGAEPEFRSPRVKLLWDRWRHVWMLAWERQRRLQDKYNYIQELDRVANFSWEDWRKRFLKFMNHKKSRLTDLFRKMDKNNDGLIPREDFIQGIMNTKFETSRLEMGAVADLFDRHGEGLIDWKEFIAALRPDWEERRTYNDTDKIHDEVKRLVMLCTCRQKFRVFQVGEGKYRFGDSQKLRLVRILRSTVMVRVGGGWVALDEFLLKNDPCRVFLMPIPDPNKPEQHEGWCPLAKGRTNIELREQFILADGVSQTMTAFRSKPSPTSTLQRTPISSANAGPITKVRERSARSVPMGQSRASRSSLSAGTPDSLSDNESSFKLGSARKTSTPYRSSMTPGGSRPSSRPTSRPTSRPTSRPGSRPASRQGSKPPSRYGSTQSLDSTDDSTNVSRIPRRTAVSTTGNTPTSSRHNSVSGKRLSVNGSSSRPRTPTGLVSPASGVPARFGTIHRASSIPTLTGVGTPISRSRIPVYVGTDIKSPQSTTSNISTHSTQSNYSTVSTDSTGSSSMCTNSATNTSSAVKRARTRTPSSGSSTPLPPSLKLSRKPSGASDTSVSTTPATKRKGKPTPIDQRAPFRL from the exons CATGTGGATCCGCGAAAAAATGTGCCTGATGCAGGAACGTGTCTTCCCGCCGACCttgatagaaatgaaaaatttggcaGCCGGCAGTACGAAATTCAAGAATGAGGAAGTACCGCCCAGATACAGAGACAAACAACGACTTTCTTACATCTTCAGGGATTTGCAAAAGTACTTCGAAGCGGTCGGTGAGGTGGACATCGAACCTCACTTACGTATCGAGGTTATTGAAGAAAATTGGAATAGATTGATGATGCTGCATCAGGAAAGAGAACAGGCGATAATCGACGAAATTAAACG ACTCGAACGACTGCAACGATTAGCAGAGAAAGTGCACAGAGAGATGAAGGCGACCGACAATCGATTGGAGGAACTCGAGAGACGAGTGGAGGACGAAGCCAGGCGTCTCGATCGACTTCATCCTCTGGAAGCGAAACATGCGGTGGATCTTTTGGAACAGGATATTCGTAACACCGAGGTCCAGAtccaaaatatttttccagacgTGCATACACTTACCGAGGGGCGATACAGTCAGGCGGCCGAACTTCGCAAAAG AGTTCAGAAGCTACATCAACGGTGGGTCGCCCTGCGATCTCTTCTTCATAAACGTTTGGTACAGCCGCTGTCGGCCGTATCTTTCCCGGTAGAAGAACGCGTCGTTACGAAACACCGTACTACCGTCCATGAAACCCGATTGGTCGACACCAATCCACATTTCCGTGCGTTACACGACTGCATCGACTGGTGTAAGGCGAAGATCAAACAGCTCCAGGATGCAGACTATGGCTCCGATTTACCTAGCGTGCAGAACGAACTGGAGGTTCACCAAAGAGAACACAAGAATATCGAGCAGTTTCATCCTAAAGTGGAGAGATGTGTGCAGGCTAAGAGCCACTTTCACGCCGAGGAATTGACATTGTACAGCCAACATCTGACTGTTCTTCAAAAACTTCACACTGAATTATTGGCGGCCTCGAATAAGAGACTTTCCGATTTGGACACTCTACATGACTTTATACAATCGGCGACTAATGAACTGGTTTGGCTGAGTTCTAAGGAGGAGACGGAGGTGACACGCGATTGGAGTGACAAGAATTTGAACGTGCAAAGTATCGAGCAGTATTACGAG TCCCTTATGAGCGACCTAGAGAAGCGGGAGATTCAATTCTCCGCGGTGCAAGATCGAGGCGAAGCTCTGGTCCTTCAACATCATCCCGCCGCGAAAACAATCGAAGCTTACATGTCCGCCATGCAGAGTCAATGGACCTGGCTTCTTCAATTAACTCTTTGTCTAGAAGTTCATCTGAAACACGCAGCACAGAGTCAACAATTTTTCCGGGATGTTCAACAGGCTGAACAGTGGATCTCGAAGAGAGATGAGTCGCTCAACACCATTTATTCCCAATCAGAATTCTCCTTGGACGAGGGTGAACGTTTATTGAAGGGTATGCAAGAGCTGCGCGAAGAATTGAATAGTTACGGCGATCATGTGCAGAAACTGGTTGATCAAGCGAAGGACGTGGTTCCTATGAAGCAACGTCGACAGCCTGTGGCACGGCCTATGCAAGTTACGTGCGTCTGCAGTTACAAACAAGTCAAT ATGTCGATTGAGAAGGGCGAACAGTGTACGTTATACGACAACTCTGGTAGGATAAAATGGCGCGTAAAGAATCAAGAAGGCGTCGAGTCCCCTGTTCCAGGCGTCTGCTTTGCTCTTCAGCCACCTGATAAGGATGCTCTCGATGCTGCGGAAAGATTGCGACGACAATATGATCGAAGTGTTGGATTATGGCAACGGAAACAGCTTCGATTACGACAAAACATGATTTTCGCGACCATCAAAGTGGTCAAAGGCTGGGATCTACCGCAGTTCTTGGCTATGGGTCAGGATCAGAGAACTGCTATCAGAAAAGCCTTGAACGAGGATGCTGATAAACTGCTGTCCGAGGGCGATCCTGCTGATCCACAATTGAGGCGACTGAAGCGAGAAACGGCCGAAGTGAACAAATTGTTCGATGAACTGGAGAAACGTGCCAGAGCGGAGGAAGAGTCAAAGAACGCGGGACGTATTTTCAATGAACAGATATCTGCCATTCAAGAAGCATTAGACGAAGCAGAGAGAGTTTTGAATACTCGCATAGCTGCGCCATTACCAAGAGACATTGACAGCTTAGAACATCTGGTTCTGCAACACAAAGATTTTGAGCAAACTCTCAAACGTCAAACATCAGATCTAGATAAAGTTCAGCAAACTTTCCGTGGTATTACTTTGAAGACTCCAGCCATGAGAAACAAGCTCGACGCTGTTACCACCAAATGGACAAATATTTGGAACTCGAGCAATCTGTACATCGAGCGGCTAAAGTGTGTTGAGATCGTGCTTTCTAGTCTCGAGGAGAACACAACCTCGGTATCCGAATTGGAAGTGAAATTGGCATCGTTCGACGAGCTGCCACCGGATCTGAAGGGATTACAGAATGTACTAGAAGATCTGATGGTGCTTCAAAATGCCATCTCTCAACAGCAAACTGCAATGGATAAACTGAACGAAGATACGCAGAACGCAAGACATGTTGTTGAAAAGTCGAGGCCAAGTCATCGTGGCTCTCATTCTGATATGGATCGCTTAGACGACGAAGTGAACAAACTAAACTCCAGATGGACCAATCTCTGTGCTCAGTTGGTCGAAAGAGTTCGCAGCGCGGAAGCAGCTTATGGCCTAGCTCAACAGTTAGAACATGCCTATCGTAACGAGGTTGACTTTATTGACGAATCGTACGAAAAACTCGAGGTGGAGAATGCGAAG AATCTATTGAACAAGGTGGTAGAACGAGCGCCGGCGATCGAAGCAGTAAATGTGACGGGCAGTCGATTGATTCGTGAAGGAAAG ATCTACGGACAAAGGCTTCGAGCGTTCACGGAACAGCTGGAAGATATCTGCCCGTCTTTGGATGCTTCGGTGAAAAAACCGCGACGAGAGTTCGTCTCAACGGTTGATGACGTCGCTCGTGATCTAGATACTCTGAACAAGAGGTACACCACGCTGGTGGATCTTCTTCAGGAACGGGTTACACAGCTGGCAGCGCAACAAACCGAGGAGACATCTCAACAG TTCCAGGAGGCTCTGGAGGGTCTCCAGAAATGGCTAACGGACACAGAGGAAATGGTATCCAACCAGAAATCACCATCATCGGATTACAACGTAGTTAAGGCGCAATTACAAGAGCAAAAATTCCTGAAGAAGATGCTAATGGATCAGCAAAACTCAATGTCCTCCTCGTACAACATGGGCCAAGAAGTGGCGGCTGAAGCGGAGCCTAAGGAACAGAAGAAGATCGAGAAACAACTAAAAGATTTGATGGCAAGATTTGATAATCTTACGGAAAGCGCTGCTAAGAGAATGGAAGCACTTGAACAAGCGATGGGAGTAGCGAAACAGTTCCAGGATAAACTGATACCGCTTCAAACTTGGCTGGACAAGACCGAAAAACGCGTGAGAGATATGGAGTTGGTTCCAACGGACGAGGAAAAAATCCAGCAACGCGTTACCGAACACGATGGTCTTCACGAGGATATTCTGTCAAAGAAACCTGAATTCAGTGAACTTACAGAGGTTGCTAGTCAACTAATGTCTCTGGTAGGCGAAGATGAAGCCGCTGCTTTGGCTGACAAACTTCAGGACGCGGCTGATAGATACGCTGCATTGGTCGAACGATCGGAATCTCTTGGTAACTTGCTTCAACGTTCGAGACAGGGTTTACGTCATCTGGTACTCAGCTATCAAGAACTTCAGGCTTGGATGGAGGGTATGGAAATCAGATTGTCGAAATACAGAGTGCTGGCTGTGCATACGGAGAAGCTTCTTCAACAAATGGAAGACCTAGCTGACTTGACCGAAGAGGTTTCGACTCGACAGACGGAAGTAGACAGTACCACCGATACTGGATTGGAATTAATGAAACACATCTCGAGCGACGAGGCGCTTCAATTGAAAGATAAACTCGATTCTTTGCAACGGCGATTTAATGATTTGGTTAGTCGAGGTTCCGACTTGCTGAAGCACGCGCAAGAGTCTCTTCCATTGGTGCAACAATTCCATGATAATCATAATCGTTTAATGGATTGGATGCAGGCTGCGGAATCGGCTCTGCAATCAGCCGAACCTCGCGAGGATGAAATTATTAGATTAGAAATGGAAATATCGGAATATAGACCAGTTCTAGACAAGATCAACGCCGTTGGACCGCAGTTGTCTCAGTTATCTCCGGGTGAAGGGGCGGCGACTATCGAAGCTCTAGTCATCAGAGACAACAGGAGATTCGCCGCCATTGCCGAGCAGATTCAACGAAAGGCTGAGAGGCTTCAGCTGAGTAAGCAACGTTCGCTGGAAGTGATCGGCGATATCGACGATTTACTAGAATGGTTCCATGAAGTGGATAATCAATTGAGGGAAGCAGAACCACCGAGCAGCGAACCGGAAATCATCAGGGTACAATTGAAGGAGCATAAAGCCTTGAACGACGACATATCCAGTCAGAAAGGACGTGTTAGGGATGTTATATCCACGGCAAAGAAGGTGATCCGTGAAAATGGTCAATACGAGGACAAATCTACGATCAGAGAAAATATGGAGGACTTACGAGAAACCATGGAAATCGTATCCGGTCTTTCAATGGATAGACTCGGTGCTCTGGAACAAGCTTTGCCATTGGCTGAACATTTACGCGACACTCACATTGATTTAGTCAGCTGGTTAGAGGAGGCTGAACAACAAGTCGCAATGCTTCCTATGCCTGCTTTAAGACCCGATCTAATAGCCGCCCAACAGGACAAGAACGAGTTCCTCGTGCAGAGTATCAACGAACACAAACCTTTGGTCGAGAAGCTGAACAAAACTGGTGAAGCATTGTTGAAGCTGTGCAATGAAGAAGAAGGTATCAAAATACAGGACATATTGGAAGCAGACACTACTCGATATGCAGCCCTCAGAGCAGAACTTCGTGGTCGACAGCAGACTCTCGAACAAGCACTTCAGGAATCTTCTCAGTTCTCCGACAAGCTGGAAGGAATGCTGCGTGCTCTCTCATCAACCGCCGATCAAGTAAATGGCGCCGAACCGATCAGCGCTCATCCTGGTCGGTTAAGAGATCAGATGGAAGAGAATTCCGCTCTGGTCGACGAATTGGCTCAAAGATCCGAGGCCTATGCGGCTGTGAGGAGGGCCGCCGATGACGTGATCAGCAAGGCAGGTAATAGAGCTGATCCAGCCGTAAAGGACATCAAACGGAAGCTGGACAAATTGAACAAACTATGGAGCGACGTGCAAAAGTCGACGACCGACAGAGGTCAAACGTTAGACGAAGCTTTGGCGATCGCCGAGAAATTCTGGTCCGAGTTGAATGGCGTGATGTCGACTCTGCGAGAGCTTCAGGATGCTCTTGCTGGTCAGGCGCCACCAGCAGCTCAACCTGCTGCCATCCAACAGCAACAGGTTGCCTTGCAGGAGATTAGGCACGAAATCGACCAAACGAAACCAGATGTCGAGCAAGTACGAGCTTCTGGTCACGAGTTGATGGGTCTTTGCGGTGAGCCAGACAAACCAGATGTTAGAAAGCATATTGAAGATTTGGATCAAGCATGGGATAACGTGACTGCCCTATATGCCAGAAGAGAGGAAAATCTGATCGATGCTATGGAGAAGGCCATGGAGTTCCACGAGACCTTGCAAAATCTTTTGGAGTTCCTACAAGAAGCCGAGGACAAGTTCTCCAGTATGGGACTGCTAGGAAGCGACATCGACGAAGTTAAAAAACAGATCAAACAATTGGCCAATTTCAAAGCCGAAGTAGATCCTCACATGGTCAAGGTCGAAGCTCTAAACAG GAGTCTGATAAG ACAAGCTGCCGAACTGACAGAGAGAACGTCCTCGGAACAAGCTGCGGCCATCAAAGAACCGCTTGGTGCCGTTAACAGACGGTGGGACGGACTGCTTCGAGGTCTCGTGGAGAGGCAAAGACTCTTGGAGAACGCGTTACTACGTCTAGGGCAATTCCAGCACGCTCTAGACGAGTTGTTGGTATGGATCGAGAAGACGGACGACACTTTGGATAACTTGAAGGCCGTGGCCGGCGATCCTCAAGTGATCGAAGTAGAATTAGCTAAACTGAAAGTACTTGTGAATGATATTCAAGCCCATCAGACCAGCGTGGATACTCTGAACGACGCTGGAAGACAGTTAATAGAGGATGGAAAGGGAACAGCCGAAGCTTCGACGACTGCTGAGAAATTAGGCACTTTGAATCGTCGTTGGCGCGATTTGTTGCAACGTGCTGCTGATCGTCAACGAGAACTGGAAGATGCGCTTAGAGAAGCGCAAACCTTTACGGCGGAGATACAGGACCTTTTGTCTTGGCTGGGTGATGTGGACAATACCATAGTAGCTTCGAAACCTGTTGGAGGATTGCCGGAAACGGCTTCAGAACAGTTAGAACGCTTTATGGAAGTGTACAACGAATTGGAACAAAATCGTTTGAAAGTCGAATCGGTTCTTCAACAAGGACAAGCATACTTGAAGCGTGCCGATTCTACTAGTGCCGGTGGTCTGAATCACAACTTGAGGACTTTGAAACAACGATGGGATAATGTGACTGCTCGCGCAAGTGATAAAAAGATCAAGCTTGAGATCGCTCTGAAAGAGGCTACAGAGTTCCACGATGCACTCCAATCGTTTGTCGATTGGTTAACCAACGCGGAGAAGATTCTCACGAATCTGAAACCTGTGTCGAGGGTAATGGAAACTATACTCGGACAGATAGAGGAACACAAAGCGTTTCAGAAAGACGTTGGAGTTCATCGTGAGACTATGCTGAACCTCGATAAGAAGGGCACGCATTTGAAATACTTTTCACAGAAACAGGACGTGATTCTAATCAAAAACTTGTTGATAAGTGTGCAACACAGATGGGAAAGAGTAGTTTCGAAGTCTGCAGAGAGAACCAGGGCTCTTGATCACGGATACAAAGAGGCCAGAGAATTCCACGATGCTTGGTCCAATATAATGAACTGGCTCGACGAAACGGAGAAGACTTTGGACGAGGTTGCCGGTGATGGCGCCCTTGGAGGAAATGATCCAGAGAAGATCAAAGCTAGATTGAATAAGCACCGTGAATTGCAGAAAGCTCTCAGCGCCAAACAGGGTACCTATGACGCAACTATGAAGAATGGAAAATCATTAAAAGACAAAGCGCCTAAAAGCGATGAATTTGCTCTAAAAGAACTTTTGAATGAGTTGAAGAACAAGTGGACCACTGTTTGTGGTAAGTGCGTGGATAGACAGAGGAAGCTCGAGGAAGCATTGTTGTTCTCGGGACAATTCAAGGACGCTATTCAAGCGTTGCTGGAATGGCTTAGTAAGTCTGAGAAGCAGCTGGCGGACACCGGTCCACTTTATGGCGACCTTGATACTGTAATGAATTTGGTTGAACAACATAAGACCTTCGAGAAGGATCTCGAATCCAGAGTCTCTCAGATGGAATCTGTAATCAAAACGGGTCGCGAGCTTCTTGCTAAGGCGACACCTGATGATGCATCTGCTATAGGATCACAGCTTGCTGAAATAAATAATCTTTGGGACACGGTAACCAAGTTGTCCTCTGACAAGACTGAACGACTCCAAGAAGCCCTCAGAGAGGCTGAACGCCTTCACAAGGCAGTTCACGTACTTCTGGAGTGGCTGAGTGATGCTGAGATGAAGCTGAGATTCGCTGGACAGTTGCCGGAAGACGAACAGGAGAGCAGGAATCAGTTGATGGAACACGAAAAGTTCTTGCGTGAATTAAGCaccaaagaaattgaaaaagatcaAACATTGGAGCTGGCTCACGTGATTCTTGCAAAGGCACACCCTGATGGAGCTTTGGTTATCAAACACTGGATCACGATCATTCAGTCCAGATGGGAGGAGGTTTCCACCTGGGCCCAACAAAGGAATCAAAGATTGGAGAATCATATGCGAGGACTTCAG GACCTCGACAATCTTCTGGAAGAACTACTGTCATGGTTAGAAGGTTTGGAGAACACTCTCAACGCTCTTGAAGCTGAGCCTTTACCAGACGATAAAGCTACTTTAGAAATGCTGATTGTGGATCACAGAGAATTTATGGAGAACACCAGTCGAAGACAGAACGAAGTTGACCGCGTCTGCAAAGCCAGACAGATCAAATCTGCGAAAGATACGATGAAGATAACGAAGGCTAAGTCACCTGCTCCAAC CCGAGCCAGCCCAGGCCGTGAGAGAACACCCGATTTGTTGCCGCACATCGGCCCACGGTTTCCACCCAAAGGAAG CAAAGGTGCCGAACCGGAGTTCCGTAGTCCCAGAGTAAAACTGCTGTGGGACAGGTGGAGACACGTTTGGATGTTGGCGTGGGAACGTCAACGTCGTTTACAGGATAAGTATAATTATATCCAAGAACTGGACCGTGTCGCAAACTTCAGCTGGGAGGATTGGCGCAAGAGA TTCCTGAAATTCATGAACCACAAAAAGTCCAGATTAACAGATCTCTTCAGGAAAATGGATAAGAATAACGACGGACTGATTCCACGCGAGGACTTCATTCAAGGAATCATGAACACCA AATTCGAGACTTCACGGTTAGAAATGGGAGCGGTCGCAGATTTGTTCGATCGCCACGGTGAAGGATTGATAGATTGGAAAGAATTCATCGCGGCTCTAAGACCAGACTGGGAGGAACgcagaacgtataacgacacTGACAAGATTCACGATGAAGTGAAACGATTGGTGATGCTTTGTACTTGTCGCCAGAAATTCCGTGTATTTCAAGTTGGCGAAGGAAAATATAGG TTTGGAGACAGTCAAAAGTTGCGGTTGGTTCGGATTCTACGATCGACCGTGATGGTACGAGTCGGTGGTGGATGGGTAGCATTGGacgaatttctattaaaaaatgatCCTTGCCGCG TTTTTCTAATGCCGATACCGGACCCTAACAAACCGGAACAACATGAGGGTTGGTGTCCGCTCG CCAAGGGAAGAACGAATATCGAGCTGCGAGAACAATTCATATTGGCGGATGGCGTCAGCCAGACAATGACGGCGTTCAGATCGAAACCGAGCCCAACCTCGACGCTGCAGCGTACGCCAATCTCATCCGCGAATGCCGGACCCATCACCAAG GTGAGAGAACGCAGCGCTCGCAGCGTTCCCATGGGACAATCACGAGCATCGCGCTCTTCGTTGAGCGCTGGAACGCCGGACAGCCTAAGCGACAACGAGAGCTCCTTCAAGCTTGGCTCCGCCAGAAAAACAAGTACACCCTACAGAAGCTCTATGACACCGG GCGGTAGTCGACCATCGAGTAGACCAACTTCGAGACCAACGTCCAGACCAACCAGTAGACCCGGAAGTAGGCCCGCATCCAGGCAAGGAAGCAAACCACCGAGTCGCTATGGTTCCACACAGTCGTTAGATAGTACTG ATGATTCGACAAATGTGAGCCGCATTCCACGCAGAACGGCTGTGAGCACGACAGGCAATACTCCCACTTCTAGCAGACACAATAGCGTGTCGGGAAAGCGCTTATCGGTGAACGGTTCGAGCTCACGACCTCGAACGCCCACCGGCCTGGTTAGTCCTGCCAGTGGTGTTCCAGCGAG gtTTGGCACGATCCATAGAGCTTCGAGCATTCCAACCCTGACTGGTGTCGGCACACCGATCAG CCGTTCGAGGATCCCCGTATATGTGGGCACGGATATAAAATCCCCACAATCGACGACCAGCAATATTTCCACTCATTCTACGCAAAGCAACTACTCGACGGTTTCTACCGATTCTACCGG GAGCAGCTCGATGTGTACAAATTCAGCAACTAACACCTCGTCGGCCGTTAAGCGAGCTAG AACAAGGACACCGTCCAGTGGATCGAGCACGCCACTGCCGCCTTCTTTGAAGCTATCGAGGAAACCTTCTGGAGCATCGGATACGTCCGTATCGACCACACCGGCCACTAAACGAAAAGGCAAACCAACGCCGATCGACCAACGGGCGCCATTCCGATTGTAG